DNA from Arthrobacter sp. PvP023:
TTATCCAGACTGTCTTTGGCGTCACCTTCGGCCTCATTGCCGGCCTGCGCAAGGGGAAGATCTTCGACGCGACGGTGCTCGTTGCGTCTCTGGTGGTCATCGCCATCCCGACCTTCGTCCTCGGCTTCGTCCTGCAGTTGCTGATTGGTGTGCAGCTTGGCTGGGCCAAACCCACTGTTGGAGCAAACGCGGACTGGGGCAACCTGATCCTGCCGGCCACTGTGCTTGGACTGGTTTCCTTCGCCTACGTCCTGCGGCTCACCCGTGCATCGGTCATCGAAAACATGAATGCCGACTACGTGCGCACCGCCACCGCGAAAGGCCTGTCACGGCCGCGCGTGGTGATCACGCACATCCTTCGTAACTCGATGATTCCGGTCATCACCTATCTGGGCGCCAGCCTCGGCGGCCTGATGGGCGGCGCCATCGTTACGGAGAGTATCTTCAACGTCCCGGGCGTTGGCCAGAAGCTGTTCCAGGCCGTCATCCGCAGCGAAGGCCCCACCGTGGTCGCGATTGTCAGCGTCCTGGTGCTCGTCTTCGTAATTGCCAACCTGTTGGTCGACTTGCTCTATGCCTGGCTTGATCCAAGGATCCGTTATGAAAACTAATCGCGAAATCGAGCACTTCGTTGCCCCCGTTGAGGAGACCCCTCTGCTGGCAACAGACTCGCTCAAAGTAGACCAGGCACCGCTTAGCCTCTGGGCCGATGCCTGGCGCAAGCTCCGCCGTCGCCCGCTGTTCATCATTTCAGCCGTGATGATTGCCCTGATTATTGTTGTGGCGCTCTTTCCGGGCCTGTTCACCCAGGTGGCGCCGAACGACAACTGCCAGCTGGCAAATTCCGACGGCGCCCCGGCAACCGGGCATCCGCTCGGATTCACCTTCCAGGGCTGCGACGTATACTCCCGCCTCATCCACGGTACCCAGGCGTCGCTCATGGTGGGCGTCTTCTCCGTGCTGTTCGTCCTCATCATCGGAGTCACACTCGGTGCCCTCGCAGGCTTCTATGGCGGCTGGATCGACGCCGTCATTGCCCGTCTTGGCGACATCTTCTTCGCCCTGCCGCTTATTCTGGGCGCGCTGGTGGTCTCGCAGCTGCCGTTCATGCGTGAAAACCGCGGCGTCTGGACAGTGGTCATGGTCCTGGTGATCCTCGGCTGGCCGCAGATGGCCCGTATCACGCGCGGAGCCGTGATCGAAGTGCGCAACGCCGACTTCGTCACTGCGGCCCGGTCCCTTGGCGTCTCGCGCATCGGCTCACTCATCAGGCACGTGCTGCCGAACGCCCTTGCGCCGATTATCGTCCTCGCCACCATGGAACTCGGCGTCTTCATCGTTGCCGAAGCCACGTTGTCGTTCATCGGCATCGGCCTGCCAGGCAGCATCATGTCCTGGGGTAACGACATCGCCGCAGCCAAGTCCTCTGTGCGCACCAACCCGGCGATCCTGCTTTACCCGGCAATGGCGCTCTCCGTCACTGTCCTGAGCTTTATCATGCTCGGCGATGCCCTGCGCGACGCCCTCGACCCGAAGAGCCGCCAACGATGAACGAGGCAATCATGACAAGTTCCGATGTCAGCATCCGTGAGGCAGACCTGGCGGACAAGCCGCTCCTGGAAATCCGCGACCTCGCCATTTCCTTCAAGACCGGTTCCGGTGAGGTCCAGGCCGTCCGGAACGCCCACCTGACCATCATGCCGGGTGAAACGGTCGCGATCGTGGGTGAGTCGGGCTCCGGAAAGTCGACGACGGCGCTGGCCGCCATCGGCCTGCTGCCCGCCAACGGCCGGGTTTCCGGCGGACAGATCCTCCTCGACGGCGAGGACATTTCCGATGCCCCCGAAAAGCGCATGATCGAGCTGCGCGGCAACACCATCGGCATGGTCCCGCAGGACCCGATGTCCAACCTCAACCCGGTGTGGAAGATCGGCTACCAGGTCAAGGAAACGCTGCGGGCCAACGGGCGCCCCAGCGGGCCGGCGGACGTTGCGAAGGTTCTCGCCCAGGCAGGCCTTCCCGACGCCGAACGCCGCGCAAAGCAGTACCCGCACGAGTTCTCCGGCGGCATGCGCCAGCGTGCCCTGATCGCGATCGGCCTGTCCTGCCAGCCGCGCCTGCTCATCGCCGACGAGCCGACGTCGGCCCTGGACGTGACCGTGCAGCGTCAGATCCTGGATCACCTGGACAAGATGACCACCGAGCTGGGCACGGCCGTCCTGCTCATCACCCACGACCTGGGCCTCGCCGCCGAACGTGCGGACAAGGTGGTGGTGATGTACCGCGGCCAGGTCGTGGAGGCCGGGCCGTCGCTGGAGCTGCTGCAGAACCCGCAGCACCCGTACACACAGCGGCTTGTGGCGTCGGCCCCGTCACTGGCCTCACGGCGCATCCAGGTGGCCAAGGAGCTCGGCGTCGAGTCGGACGAACTGCTGGCTCCCGGCGAGGCAGTCGTCGTCGAGCCGACCATGACTGAAGACGTGCTCCAGATCCAGAACCTCCGTAAGGTGTTCAAGCTCCGTTCCGGCTTCGGGAAGTCCACCGACTTCACCGCCGTGGACGACGTCTCGTTCAGCGTCAAACGCGGGACCACGACGGCGATTGTGGGGGAGTCGGGTTCCGGCAAGTCCACTGTGGCGCAGATGGTGCTTAACCTCCTGCAGCCGACGTCCGGCAAGATCGTGTTTGACGGTGTGGACACGTCCACGCTGAACAACAAGGAGATCTTCGCGTTCCGTCGCCGCGTGCAGCCGATCTTCCAGGATCCGTACGGTTCCCTCGACCCGATGTACAACATCTTCCGGACCATCGAGGAACCGCTGCGCACCCACAAGATCGGGGACAAGGCCAGCCGCGAGAAGAAGGTCCGCGAGCTCCTGGACCAGGTGGCGCTGCCGCAGTCCACCATGCAGCGGTACCCGAATGAACTGTCCGGCGGTCAGCGTCAGCGTGTTGCCATTGCCCGTGCACTGGCACTCGATCCGGAAGTGATCATCTGCGACGAGGCGGTCTCAGCCCTGGACGTGCTGGTCCAGGCGCAGGTGCTGAACCTGCTCGCTGAGCTCCAGTCCAGGCTGGGCCTGACTTACCTGTTTATCACCCACGACCTCGCCGTGGTCCGGCAGATCGCGGACCACGTCTGCGTGATGGAAAAGGGCAAGCTGGTTGAAACCGGTTCAACGGATGACGTCTTCGACGCGCCGCAGAAGGACTACACGAAGGCGCTGCTCAACGCCATTCCGGGTGCACGGCTCATGCTGCCGCCCGAAGTTGCCTGAACAGACGTCGCCTGAACAGACGCCAGTTGCCTAAAGAAGGAGCCGGTATCCGCCCCGCTGGGTGGATACCGGCTCCTTCTTTGTCCGCTTGCGTGGTGAAGACGTGAAGCTCAAAGGCGGGACGCCGGCCTAGCCAACCGGCAACGCCGAGGTGGCCGGCTGAGCCGGGGCCTCAAGGCCCAGTTCCTTCAGCCGTGCGGCCAGAATCGTGCCCAGCGCCTTGTGTCCGACGCTGTTCATGTGCACGCCGTCCGCCAGTTCCTTCGCCAGGTTGTATTTGGTCAGCCAGTCTCCAACGCTGATGAAGGGGATGGCGTGCTTGGCCGCGACGGTGCTGAGCAGTGTATCCACCTGTGACCGGCGCCCGCCGCCGTAGTTGACCCCGCGGGCCAAGGTGCCGATCATGGCGAACTTGGACCCGGGGTAGCGCTGCTTGAGCGACGCGATCAGGCGCTCGGCATTGGCTACGATCTGGGCGTCGGTTGCTCCACGTGCAGCATCGTTTCCACCGCCCTCGATGACAACCAGCGCGGGGGAACCGTAGGGGAGCTGCCAGTCACCGCGCTGCAGGGCGTCGATGTAGTTGCCGGTCTTGCCGTTGGAGGCAACGTACCCGGTGCCACCGCGGCCGCAGAAGAAGACGTTGTAGCCCATGGCGGCCAGGCCCTGGCGCGGCCAGCCGGCTTCCGGTTCGGACTGGGAATCCCCGATCAGGACGGCGGTCCGCCTGATGTTGGCCACGATCACTTCGTTGCGGCCGTTTGCAGGGTTCTTGTAAACGGACCCGGGGGCCATGGTTGCCGGATCAAGTTCCGGGGTGAGCTGTGCCTTCGCCGCAGAACCCGCGGCCACGGGTTCACCCGGCGCAGCAGCCACCGGTGCGGCGGCTGACTTCCGGGGAGCGGACGCAGACTTCAGCGGGACAGCACCGGCTGACGGCTGCGCCAGGGCGGAACCGTTCGATTCCGTGGCGGCGTCCGGTACTTGCGGCGCCTGGCCACAGCCAGCCATCAGAACGCCGACAGCGATCATAGGTGCGATGAAGCGGGGCAAAGCTGAGGCAATTCGCATCTATGGTCTCCGGGCTGTGCGTGCTGTTACCTCCGCAATCATGAGGCATAGCACTGGGAATATCCAGTAACTTTACGCACTATTCTTTCCATTCAAGTGACGCTTCGGTAACGGGGGCGCGCGGGCGCGGATTTGGGGTTTTTAGGCCAATAAATGACCTAGCGCTTAGACTTGTAGAAGGCGCCCTGTGCCAAAGGGTCTCGTCCGTCGTGCGTTCCGGTTGGAAATGTCGCGATACCACAGCTGACTTCACCACTGAATCGAGCAATAACGCATGTCTGAAACCACCACCAACACCGCGGTAGCCACTGCATCGCGCAGTGACCTGCGCAACGTCGCGATCGTGGCCCACGTTGACCACGGCAAGACCACCCTGGTCGACGCCATGCTCAAGCAGACCAACTCCTTTGCCGAGCACAACCACCTCGAAGACCGCGTCATGGACTCCGGTGACCTGGAGCGCGAAAAGGGCATCACCATCCTGGCCAAGAACACCACGGTGGCCTACAACGGACCGTCCTCCAAGGGCGAGACCATCACGATCAACGTGATCGACACCCCCGGCCACGCCGACTTCGGCGGCGAGGTGGAGCGCGGCTTGTCCATGGTTGACGGCGTTGTGCTCCTTGTTGACGCTTCTGAAGGACCCCTGCCCCAGACCCGCTTCGTGCTCCGCAAGGCCCTCGCCGCGCACCTGCCGGTGATCCTCCTGGTCAACAAGACCGACCGCCCCGACGCGCGGATCGAAGAAGTTGTCCACGAGTCCATGGACCTGCTTCTGGGCCTGGCGTCCGATCTTGCCGATGAAGTCCCGGACCTGGACCTGGACAAGATCCTCGAAGTCCCGGTCGTCTACGCCGCTGCCAAGGTTGGCCGCGCTTCCCTCGAGCAGCCGGCCGACGGCACGGCTCCGGAGAACGAGGACCTTGAGCCGCTGTTCAAGACCATCATCGAACACATCCCGGCCCCGACGTACAACCCTAACGGCGTCCTGCAGGCCCACGTCACCAACCTGGACGCCTCCCCATTCCTCGGCCGCCTGGCTCTGCTCCGCATCTACAACGGCACCCTGCGCAAGGGCCAGACCGTTGCCTGGGCACGCGCCAACGGTGAGCTGAAGAACGTCAAGATCACCGAACTGCTGGCCACCAAGGCCCTGGACCGCGTTCCGGCCGAGTCCGCAGGCCCGGGCGAGATCGTCGCCGTCGCCGGCATCGAGGACATCACGATCGGTGAGACCCTGACCGACGCCGAGAACCCGCAGCCGCTGCCCCTGATCACCGTGGACGATCCCGCGATCTCCATGACCATCGGCATTAACACCTCGCCGCTGGCCGGCAAGGTCAAGGGCGCCAAGGTCACGGCCCGCCAGGTGAAGGACCGCCTGGACAAGGAACTGATCGGTAACGTCTCCATCAAGGTTCTCCCCACCGAGCGTCCCGACGCCTGGGAAGTCCA
Protein-coding regions in this window:
- a CDS encoding ABC transporter permease, which codes for MIQYILRRLLQIIPVFIGTTLLVYFMVFALPGDPIRALFGDRPPSEAVIAQLRQQYNLDQPFWVQYGLFLKNLFTFNLGVDFTGQPIAASLGRIFPVTVMLAVEALIIQTVFGVTFGLIAGLRKGKIFDATVLVASLVVIAIPTFVLGFVLQLLIGVQLGWAKPTVGANADWGNLILPATVLGLVSFAYVLRLTRASVIENMNADYVRTATAKGLSRPRVVITHILRNSMIPVITYLGASLGGLMGGAIVTESIFNVPGVGQKLFQAVIRSEGPTVVAIVSVLVLVFVIANLLVDLLYAWLDPRIRYEN
- a CDS encoding ABC transporter permease, which produces MKTNREIEHFVAPVEETPLLATDSLKVDQAPLSLWADAWRKLRRRPLFIISAVMIALIIVVALFPGLFTQVAPNDNCQLANSDGAPATGHPLGFTFQGCDVYSRLIHGTQASLMVGVFSVLFVLIIGVTLGALAGFYGGWIDAVIARLGDIFFALPLILGALVVSQLPFMRENRGVWTVVMVLVILGWPQMARITRGAVIEVRNADFVTAARSLGVSRIGSLIRHVLPNALAPIIVLATMELGVFIVAEATLSFIGIGLPGSIMSWGNDIAAAKSSVRTNPAILLYPAMALSVTVLSFIMLGDALRDALDPKSRQR
- a CDS encoding SGNH/GDSL hydrolase family protein, whose amino-acid sequence is MRIASALPRFIAPMIAVGVLMAGCGQAPQVPDAATESNGSALAQPSAGAVPLKSASAPRKSAAAPVAAAPGEPVAAGSAAKAQLTPELDPATMAPGSVYKNPANGRNEVIVANIRRTAVLIGDSQSEPEAGWPRQGLAAMGYNVFFCGRGGTGYVASNGKTGNYIDALQRGDWQLPYGSPALVVIEGGGNDAARGATDAQIVANAERLIASLKQRYPGSKFAMIGTLARGVNYGGGRRSQVDTLLSTVAAKHAIPFISVGDWLTKYNLAKELADGVHMNSVGHKALGTILAARLKELGLEAPAQPATSALPVG
- the typA gene encoding translational GTPase TypA codes for the protein MSETTTNTAVATASRSDLRNVAIVAHVDHGKTTLVDAMLKQTNSFAEHNHLEDRVMDSGDLEREKGITILAKNTTVAYNGPSSKGETITINVIDTPGHADFGGEVERGLSMVDGVVLLVDASEGPLPQTRFVLRKALAAHLPVILLVNKTDRPDARIEEVVHESMDLLLGLASDLADEVPDLDLDKILEVPVVYAAAKVGRASLEQPADGTAPENEDLEPLFKTIIEHIPAPTYNPNGVLQAHVTNLDASPFLGRLALLRIYNGTLRKGQTVAWARANGELKNVKITELLATKALDRVPAESAGPGEIVAVAGIEDITIGETLTDAENPQPLPLITVDDPAISMTIGINTSPLAGKVKGAKVTARQVKDRLDKELIGNVSIKVLPTERPDAWEVQGRGELALAILVEQMRREGFELTVGKPQVVTKTIDGKIHEPMEHMTIDVPEEYLGAVTQLMAARKGRMTNMANHGTGWCRMEFIVPARGLIGFRTKFLTDTRGAGIAASISEGYEPWAGPIEYRTNGSMIADRAGVVTPFAMINLQERGSFFVKPTSEVYEGMIVGENSRADDMDVNITKEKKLTNMRAASSDTFENLTPPRDLTLEESLEFAREDECVEVTPESIRIRKVILDTNERAKANRARAKV
- a CDS encoding ABC transporter ATP-binding protein codes for the protein MTSSDVSIREADLADKPLLEIRDLAISFKTGSGEVQAVRNAHLTIMPGETVAIVGESGSGKSTTALAAIGLLPANGRVSGGQILLDGEDISDAPEKRMIELRGNTIGMVPQDPMSNLNPVWKIGYQVKETLRANGRPSGPADVAKVLAQAGLPDAERRAKQYPHEFSGGMRQRALIAIGLSCQPRLLIADEPTSALDVTVQRQILDHLDKMTTELGTAVLLITHDLGLAAERADKVVVMYRGQVVEAGPSLELLQNPQHPYTQRLVASAPSLASRRIQVAKELGVESDELLAPGEAVVVEPTMTEDVLQIQNLRKVFKLRSGFGKSTDFTAVDDVSFSVKRGTTTAIVGESGSGKSTVAQMVLNLLQPTSGKIVFDGVDTSTLNNKEIFAFRRRVQPIFQDPYGSLDPMYNIFRTIEEPLRTHKIGDKASREKKVRELLDQVALPQSTMQRYPNELSGGQRQRVAIARALALDPEVIICDEAVSALDVLVQAQVLNLLAELQSRLGLTYLFITHDLAVVRQIADHVCVMEKGKLVETGSTDDVFDAPQKDYTKALLNAIPGARLMLPPEVA